The following proteins come from a genomic window of Triticum aestivum cultivar Chinese Spring chromosome 6A, IWGSC CS RefSeq v2.1, whole genome shotgun sequence:
- the LOC123127210 gene encoding D-amino-acid transaminase, chloroplastic, with protein MAHLSAPPAAAGHRVSPSHQPFLALKKIAPSSGRAVAPAGLPSWGAAVARAAASSDRAAPAGTIVNPIDVPLLSFSEIAERLDAFQASGARSQNYVAMYSSIFGGITTDPSAMVIPIDDHMVHRGHGVFDTAAIMDGHLYELEQHIDRFLNSAQMAKIPLPFDRSTIRSVLIQTVCASKCSQGSLRYWLSVGPGDFQLSSSGCRNPALYAVVIESPSLPEPSGCKVITSSIPVKSQQFAVMKNVNYLPNALTKVEGEENGGFTGIWLDDEGFVAEGSNMNVGFVTPNKELLMPRFDKILSGCTAKRVLALAEQLVENGMLSGISLRNVSVQEGKEADEMMLIGSGILVKPVVQWDDQMIGSGKEGPIAQTLFNLVLEDMRSGPPSVRIPVPY; from the exons ATGGCCCACCTCTCCGCCCCGCCTGCTGCCGCCGGCCACCGCGTCTCCCCATCACATCAGCCGTTCCTCGCTTTGAAGAAAATCGCGCCGTCATCGGGCCGAGCCGTCGCGCCGGCAGGGCTTCCTTCGTGGGGGGCGGCGGTGGCTAGAGCCGCCGCGAGCTCCGATCGGGCAG CACCGGCCGGCACCATTGTCAATCCAATTGATGTCCCTCTCTTGTCTTTCTCTGAG ATTGCAGAAAGGCTTGATGCGTTCCAAGCATCTGGTGCTAGAAGTCAAAATTACGTGGCCATGTACTCTAGTATTTTTGGTGGAATTACCACAGATCCCTCAGCAATGGTGATACCGATTGATGATCACATGGTCCATAGAGGACATGGTGTTTTTGATACTGCTGCTATTATGGATGG TCACCTTTATGAGTTAGAACAGCATATCGACCGCTTCCTGAATTCTGCCCAGATGGCCAAAATCCCATTGCCATTTGACCGTTCAACAATTCGAAGCGTACTTATTCAAACTGTGTGCGCATCAAAATGTTCTCAAGGATCACTCAGGTACTGGTTGTCTGTTGGACCTGGAGACTTCCAGTTATCTTCATCTGGCTGTAGAAACCCAGCTCTCTACGCTGTCGTCATTGAAAGTCCATCTTTGCCAGAACCATCTGGCTGCAAAGTGATCACATCATCCATACCGGTAAAGTCTCAACAATTTGCGGTCATGAAAAATGTAAACTACCTGCCGAATGCACTCACCAAGGTGGAAGGTGAGGAAAATGGTGGGTTTACCGGCATCTGGTTGGATGATGAGGGTTTCGTCGCTGAGGGTTCAAACATGAATGTTGGCTTTGTGACACCGAACAAGGAGCTTCTCATGCCCCGCTTCGACAAGATCCTGAGTGGGTGCACGGCAAAACGGGTTCTGGCCCTTGCCGAGCAGCTAGTGGAGAATGGAATGCTCAGTGGGATATCTTTAAGGAATGTGAGTgtccaggaagggaaggaggccgACGAGATGATGCTCATTGGAAGTGGAATTCTTGTCAAACCTGTTGTTCAGTGGGATGATCAGATGATTGGCTCCG GTAAAGAAGGCCCAATTGCTCAAACACTTTTCAAccttgttcttgaggacatgagatCTGGTCCACCTTCAGTTCGTATCCCTGTCCCTTACTGA